From a region of the Fischerella sp. JS2 genome:
- the dtd gene encoding D-aminoacyl-tRNA deacylase: MRVVIQRVKSSQVIVNGEIIGKIGRGLNLLVGIADSDTDAELDWMVRKCLEVRLFPDQEGGDRWQKSVQEIRGELLVVSQFTLYGDCRKGRRPSFDRSAAPQTAEDLYNRFVAKLRESGLNVETGKFGAMMQVTIENDGPVTLILDKESI, translated from the coding sequence ATGCGTGTTGTGATTCAGCGAGTTAAATCATCTCAAGTCATAGTTAATGGTGAAATTATCGGCAAAATTGGACGAGGACTGAATTTGCTTGTGGGTATTGCTGATAGTGATACTGATGCTGAACTTGACTGGATGGTACGTAAATGTTTGGAAGTGCGATTGTTCCCTGACCAAGAAGGCGGAGATAGATGGCAAAAATCTGTACAAGAGATCCGTGGTGAGTTGCTAGTAGTTAGTCAGTTCACGCTTTACGGTGACTGTCGCAAAGGTCGACGACCGTCATTTGATCGTTCAGCAGCCCCTCAAACAGCTGAAGATTTATATAATCGCTTTGTTGCCAAGTTACGGGAGAGTGGTTTGAATGTAGAAACTGGTAAATTTGGAGCAATGATGCAAGTTACTATTGAAAATGATGGGCCTGTGACCTTAATACTAGATAAAGAAAGTATATAA
- the psb28 gene encoding photosystem II reaction center protein Psb28, producing MAKIQFSKGIDEEVIPEVRLTRSRTGESGTATFIFQNPKALDSTNTEDITGMYMIDEEGEIVTREVKGRFVNGKPEALEAVYLMKSKEQWDRFMRFMQRYAEENDLGFNKS from the coding sequence ATGGCAAAAATCCAGTTTTCTAAAGGTATTGACGAAGAAGTAATTCCAGAAGTACGCTTGACGCGATCGCGCACTGGTGAAAGTGGTACTGCAACGTTTATTTTTCAAAATCCCAAAGCATTAGATAGTACCAATACCGAAGACATCACCGGTATGTACATGATTGACGAAGAAGGGGAAATTGTCACCCGCGAGGTCAAAGGTAGATTTGTCAACGGTAAACCAGAAGCCTTGGAAGCTGTTTATTTAATGAAATCTAAAGAACAATGGGATCGCTTTATGCGGTTTATGCAAAGATATGCAGAAGAAAATGACTTGGGATTTAATAAATCTTAA